CCGAGCACGCCGCGATTCGCGGGGTCCTGCGCGAAGCGGGGCTGCGCGCCGCCGCCGCCGTGCCGCTGCGCCTCGACGGGCACGCCGTCGGCTCCCTGACCCTGTATTCGAGCGAAAGGAATTTCTTCGACGACCGGCTGATGGCCCTGGTCACGGAAATGGCCGCCGATCTCTCGTTCGCTCTGCATAACTACGAACGGGAGGCGCTGCGCCGCGAGGCCGAGGCGGAACTGCAGCGCGCCAATGCCGAGCTGGAGCAGCGCGTGGAAGCGCGCACGGCGGAACTGGCCGCGGCCAACCGCGAGCTGGAGGCCTTCGCCTATTCGGCCTCGCACGACCTGCGCGCGCCGCTGCGCAGCATCGAAGGCTTCGCCCGCATCCTGCTCGAGGACCACGCCGCCAGGCTGGACGAGGAGGGGCGCGAACACCTGGACCGCATCTGCCATGCGGCGCGCGGCATGAACGCGCTGATCGACGACCTGCTGGCCCTGTCGATGGCCGGCCGCCAGGAACTGCTGCCCGCCGAGGTCGACGTGAGCGCGCTCGCCGCGGACATCCTGGGCGAGTTGTTGCGCGTCGCGCCGGGGCACGCGGTAAGCACCCGGGTCGCCGCCGGTTGCACGGCGATGGGCGACCCGCGGCTGCTGCGCGTGCTGCTGCAGAACCTGCTGGGAAACGCCGTGAAATACACCGGCCGGCAGGCGGCCGCCCACATCGAGTTCGGCTGCACGGAAACCGGCGGAGACCGGGTCTTCCATGTCCGCGACGACGGCGCCGGCTTCGACCCGCAGCACGCGAAGCGCCTGTTCGAGCCCTTCCAGCGCTTTCACCGCGCGGAAGACTTCGAGGGCACCGGCATCGGCCTGGCCACGGCCGCCCGCATCGTCGCCCGCCACGGCGGCCGCATCTGGGCCGAAGCCGCGCCCGGCAAGGGCGCCGCCTTCTTCTTCACCTTGCCCCCGCCCGCGGCAGGGAT
The window above is part of the Denitratisoma sp. genome. Proteins encoded here:
- a CDS encoding response regulator; this encodes MTHALIVDDRPENRYLLRAVLKGHGFETAEAENGAAALALAQQRTPDVIISDLLMPEMDGYALLRAWKADADLARIPFIVYTATYTDAKDEQLALDLGADAFILKPTEPSVFMRRLQEVLAQARTGTLPPGRPAPDEADSLKLYNEVLVGKLEEKSVQLEQRVAELAASETLIIRLSRLYAALSETNQAIVHLADRQALFEAVCRIAVTRGGLDLAWIGLLDARSGEIVPAARYGDCERLFASLRPFGIRGPRRAPAEYAVGEDRVHLCNDLEAAPEHAAIRGVLREAGLRAAAAVPLRLDGHAVGSLTLYSSERNFFDDRLMALVTEMAADLSFALHNYEREALRREAEAELQRANAELEQRVEARTAELAAANRELEAFAYSASHDLRAPLRSIEGFARILLEDHAARLDEEGREHLDRICHAARGMNALIDDLLALSMAGRQELLPAEVDVSALAADILGELLRVAPGHAVSTRVAAGCTAMGDPRLLRVLLQNLLGNAVKYTGRQAAAHIEFGCTETGGDRVFHVRDDGAGFDPQHAKRLFEPFQRFHRAEDFEGTGIGLATAARIVARHGGRIWAEAAPGKGAAFFFTLPPPAAGI